From the Roseateles sp. XES5 genome, one window contains:
- a CDS encoding HdeD family acid-resistance protein — translation MVLSPGMNPLSDVRAKWGWFVALGVVLLAFGGIAAANLFMATVASVYYVGMLMIVGGAVHLAHAFQVKAWRETISWALSALLYLAAGVLAFVNPVLTSAVLTLLMAAALLVAGVFRIFAAWRVRPESGWGWLMAGGVVTALAGVVFILGWPVNSLWLLGLFLAFDLAMQGWALVAFGFALRK, via the coding sequence ATGGTCCTCTCCCCCGGAATGAATCCTCTCTCCGACGTGCGTGCGAAATGGGGCTGGTTCGTCGCCCTCGGCGTCGTCCTGCTTGCTTTCGGCGGCATTGCCGCCGCCAATCTCTTCATGGCGACGGTCGCCTCGGTCTATTATGTCGGCATGCTGATGATCGTCGGCGGTGCGGTGCATCTCGCCCATGCCTTTCAGGTCAAGGCCTGGCGGGAGACGATTTCCTGGGCGCTGAGCGCCTTGCTCTATCTTGCCGCGGGCGTGCTCGCCTTCGTCAATCCGGTGCTCACCTCGGCCGTGCTGACCTTGCTGATGGCGGCCGCGCTGCTCGTCGCCGGCGTCTTCCGCATCTTCGCGGCCTGGCGCGTGCGGCCGGAAAGCGGCTGGGGCTGGCTGATGGCCGGCGGCGTCGTCACGGCGCTCGCCGGCGTGGTCTTCATTCTCGGCTGGCCGGTGAACAGCCTCTGGCTGCTCGGCCTCTTCCTCGCTTTCGACCTTGCCATGCAGGGCTGGGCGCTCGTCGCCTTCGGCTTCGCGCTGCGCAAGTAA